Proteins found in one Mycoplasma ovis str. Michigan genomic segment:
- a CDS encoding DHH family phosphoesterase, whose protein sequence is MSQLVEVKTHSKVLEDFGERFLQKIQQYQNISLFLHLKPDFDAYASAFTIYQWISINFPSKKVVAWILPESLTQNEKELFDWNGEIATEFTNQELKQSLGIVLDTPNEERILTQKHIYCQELIVIDHHPKINSFAQLEFINHLYSSTAEILVELLLYFESNYGYAFTPQMSQYLYAGIITDTNHLKTHITPSTHYFLWKLLSKGIRRKAINELIIENSLNKRLFDQEVIRNIKITPNGLAFSIVSAKLLKKYSIQDYVSAISNLENISGIEIWVIFIEDKFLKKWKCSIRSKRLPIDKMAARLGGGGHKLIASTVLKKKREFWASLLLLDDYLVKFGFSGCSDYGKLGFSWKLTLYRLWICWKQSN, encoded by the coding sequence ATTTCTCAATTAGTAGAAGTAAAAACTCACAGTAAGGTATTAGAAGATTTTGGAGAAAGATTTCTCCAAAAAATTCAACAATACCAAAATATTTCATTATTCCTACACTTAAAACCAGATTTTGATGCCTATGCTTCTGCATTCACTATTTATCAGTGAATTAGCATTAATTTTCCATCAAAAAAAGTTGTTGCTTGAATTCTCCCAGAATCTTTAACTCAAAATGAAAAGGAACTTTTTGATTGAAATGGAGAAATAGCCACTGAATTCACTAATCAAGAGCTAAAACAAAGTTTAGGAATAGTTTTAGATACTCCCAATGAAGAGAGAATCTTAACTCAAAAACATATTTACTGTCAAGAATTAATTGTCATAGATCACCATCCAAAAATTAATTCTTTTGCCCAGTTGGAATTTATAAATCACCTTTATTCTTCCACTGCGGAAATACTAGTAGAATTATTACTTTATTTTGAATCCAACTATGGATATGCCTTTACTCCCCAAATGTCCCAATATCTCTACGCAGGAATAATCACTGATACTAATCACCTTAAAACACACATAACACCATCCACCCATTACTTTCTCTGAAAGCTCTTAAGTAAGGGAATAAGAAGAAAAGCTATTAATGAATTGATTATTGAAAATAGTCTAAATAAAAGACTTTTTGATCAAGAGGTAATCAGAAATATAAAAATAACACCTAATGGTTTAGCCTTTTCAATAGTTAGTGCAAAACTATTGAAAAAATATTCAATTCAAGATTATGTATCTGCAATATCTAACCTTGAAAATATCTCAGGTATAGAAATTTGAGTTATTTTTATTGAAGATAAATTTCTTAAAAAATGGAAATGTTCCATTAGATCTAAAAGACTTCCAATAGATAAAATGGCCGCTCGACTTGGAGGTGGGGGACATAAACTAATTGCATCTACTGTTTTGAAAAAAAAGAGAGAGTTCTGGGCTTCTTTGCTTCTTTTAGATGACTATTTAGTTAAATTTGGGTTTTCTGGATGTTCTGATTACGGAAAACTAGGATTTTCTTGAAAACTAACTTTATATAGATTGTGAATTTGCTGAAAACAATCTAATTAG
- a CDS encoding NAD(P)H-dependent oxidoreductase: MLKKLIICGSNSKKSKSFALSEVLSRELLTWAIYLNSSENIPLISNEVIEKNEFPPTISFLVEKIKEHQILIFVFPQYNYNFSGFMKNVLDWCSISSRKIFHSKRLILVGVSQTKIGESEFKQIVSWTFSSLGASQIIFLNYTPKTEQQEIIQQIKKYV; the protein is encoded by the coding sequence TTGTTAAAGAAGTTAATTATTTGCGGAAGTAATAGTAAAAAATCTAAAAGTTTTGCTTTATCCGAGGTTCTTTCGAGAGAGCTTTTGACTTGGGCTATTTACTTAAATTCATCAGAAAATATTCCCCTTATTAGTAATGAAGTAATAGAGAAAAATGAATTTCCACCTACAATTTCTTTCTTAGTAGAAAAAATAAAAGAACACCAAATACTAATTTTTGTATTTCCGCAATACAACTACAATTTTTCAGGTTTTATGAAAAATGTGTTGGATTGGTGCAGTATAAGTTCAAGAAAAATATTTCACTCCAAGAGATTAATACTTGTAGGAGTTAGTCAAACAAAAATAGGAGAATCTGAATTTAAGCAAATTGTCTCATGAACTTTTAGCTCCTTAGGGGCGAGCCAAATAATCTTTTTAAATTACACCCCGAAAACCGAACAACAAGAAATTATTCAACAAATAAAAAAATATGTCTAA
- a CDS encoding MPN551 family DNA-binding protein: MKFKNYSYPEDFYFANNQIFLTKLGRQKSAKYKRKITGSRIAAVIGRNKYKSPFQCWCEMLGFVEMEIEPFFAEAGVVIEKVLLRYAEKELNKKFTSYNSKEVGYDIFPDNEIFGGIPDGEEITGDSVQTILEIKTTPLDKYCYTFEENELRLVRDNFGKPIIKELKGNIHKWFSIETKELQIPEEYQFQLALYLYLRNIEKGYFCIAFLNKNHYLKPDNFNPNAKEEWSKENPQMIVIDEMKINLGSFQEVIDYSKEWYQKYIIGGISPPLTPQDLNWIRFGFPSL, encoded by the coding sequence TTGAAATTTAAAAATTATTCCTATCCTGAAGATTTTTATTTTGCAAATAATCAAATTTTCTTAACTAAATTAGGCAGACAAAAGTCTGCCAAATATAAGAGAAAAATTACAGGATCCAGAATTGCGGCTGTTATTGGAAGGAATAAATATAAATCTCCTTTTCAATGTTGATGCGAAATGTTAGGTTTTGTGGAAATGGAAATTGAACCCTTCTTTGCGGAAGCGGGGGTAGTGATAGAAAAAGTCTTGCTAAGATATGCTGAAAAGGAATTAAACAAAAAGTTTACTTCATATAACAGCAAAGAAGTAGGATATGATATTTTTCCGGACAATGAAATATTTGGGGGAATTCCAGATGGTGAAGAAATCACAGGAGATTCCGTTCAAACAATACTTGAAATAAAGACTACTCCGCTAGACAAGTATTGTTATACATTTGAAGAAAATGAGTTAAGACTGGTAAGAGATAATTTTGGAAAACCAATAATCAAAGAGCTTAAGGGAAATATACATAAGTGATTTTCAATTGAAACTAAAGAATTGCAAATTCCAGAAGAATATCAATTTCAATTGGCTTTGTATCTTTACTTAAGAAATATTGAAAAAGGTTATTTTTGCATAGCCTTCTTAAATAAAAATCACTATCTAAAGCCTGATAATTTCAACCCAAATGCAAAAGAAGAATGGAGTAAGGAAAATCCACAAATGATAGTCATTGACGAAATGAAGATTAATTTAGGTTCTTTTCAAGAAGTAATTGACTACTCAAAAGAGTGGTATCAAAAATATATTATTGGCGGGATTAGTCCTCCTTTGACTCCCCAAGATTTAAATTGAATAAGATTTGGATTTCCCTCTCTTTAG
- the ileS gene encoding isoleucine--tRNA ligase — protein sequence MSIFRKTLRLPKTDFPMKANLVERQADYSQFWLREKVYESRLKKNSNKSLFLVIDGPPYANGAIHMGHALNKILKDFIVRWKNISGFKSPFLPGWDVHGLPIEHKVETETKDFKRLSLPERREKAFNYAKSQLNLQLSQLKSLHLIHPLNNYYSTSDIDFIEREYSLFLKLWEKGLIIREYKPVAWSYSSQTALAESEIEYEEVECESIYFSWEIVNSNNSQLLGSRIILWTTTPYSLESNLAIALNPELQYSLARDVFGKIYIASKNFFLREGNSFEIIREISAKDLLNSQYLNNVTGEKKPIFSADFVLESQGSGFVHLAPGLGPEDYLICKKNNISPYCLINHQGFFEEGVKFSEISGKFYKDASQIVIEFLKKTHSLLRTEKITHKVGKDWRTKKPILYRATEQWFLNLKDLKNQLNKSFAEKTFSNPDWLFAKLKETVFSREEWCISRQRAWGLPIPIIFKNGKEFGGLNQLKKNVSILLKEGVDAWYTKPISHFIGEQDNLEEFTKSYDVLDVWFDSGSVFSRDEELINHSESSIVYLEGIDQLRGWFNSSSILSIASNNCLPFSSIVSHGFVLDASKEKMSKSKGNVIDPVELIKKVGADIFRLWIASVNYSKDISFGEEKISISQQDYRRIRNIIFRFSLGIIGTNHWGEIELSDWNFQFPEHQYMYLYFWKLLISAEVELNSFNFYKVISKFKEFLELYSSWYLELVKSALYSRDLKDIYRNESVKVISTIFKYSLILFSIFIPQTAEEVYRFLDIPNKQLSIFLEDWNLPKKKNLMGEAEFEKWNYFFQLRSEILSQWEKQMDNKSSGEKLQLLKEQKVFLPKKKIKYFENEDLTRLLMVAEIEESQDEEISFELTKKPRCQRCLCSCESLIKEQFEEEEHNLCHFCCLSLQEYRENNERKS from the coding sequence TTGTCTATTTTTAGAAAAACACTTCGATTACCAAAAACTGATTTTCCTATGAAAGCTAATTTAGTTGAAAGACAAGCTGATTATTCCCAATTTTGACTTAGAGAAAAAGTTTATGAGTCTAGACTTAAAAAAAATTCCAATAAATCTTTATTTTTAGTTATTGATGGACCGCCATATGCAAATGGTGCTATTCACATGGGACATGCCCTTAATAAGATTTTGAAGGATTTCATAGTCAGATGAAAGAATATTTCAGGTTTTAAAAGTCCATTTTTACCTGGATGAGATGTTCATGGCCTTCCAATAGAACATAAAGTGGAAACAGAAACCAAGGATTTTAAGAGATTATCTCTACCAGAGAGAAGAGAAAAAGCTTTCAATTATGCCAAGTCACAATTAAATCTTCAACTTTCTCAATTAAAAAGCCTTCATTTAATTCATCCTTTAAATAATTACTACTCAACTTCTGATATAGATTTCATAGAAAGGGAGTATTCCCTTTTTTTGAAACTCTGAGAAAAAGGATTAATTATTAGAGAATATAAGCCAGTTGCTTGATCTTATTCTTCCCAAACAGCTTTAGCAGAATCAGAGATTGAATATGAAGAAGTAGAATGCGAGAGCATTTACTTCTCGTGAGAAATAGTTAATTCCAACAATTCTCAATTATTAGGTTCGAGGATAATACTCTGAACCACAACTCCATATAGCTTGGAAAGCAATTTAGCAATTGCCTTGAACCCAGAACTTCAATATTCTTTGGCTAGGGATGTTTTTGGAAAAATTTATATTGCCTCAAAAAATTTTTTTCTCAGAGAGGGCAATAGTTTTGAGATAATCCGAGAAATCTCTGCAAAAGACTTATTGAATTCCCAATATCTAAATAATGTAACTGGAGAAAAAAAACCTATTTTTTCTGCAGATTTTGTTTTAGAAAGTCAAGGAAGCGGTTTTGTGCACTTAGCTCCAGGATTAGGCCCAGAAGATTATTTAATTTGCAAGAAAAATAATATTTCTCCTTATTGCTTGATTAATCATCAGGGATTTTTTGAAGAAGGAGTTAAGTTTTCGGAAATTTCAGGGAAATTTTATAAAGATGCCTCTCAAATAGTTATTGAATTCTTAAAAAAAACACATTCTTTGCTCAGGACAGAAAAAATAACTCATAAAGTCGGGAAAGATTGAAGAACAAAAAAACCAATTTTGTATAGGGCTACGGAACAGTGATTTTTGAACTTAAAAGATCTGAAAAACCAATTAAACAAATCTTTTGCAGAGAAAACTTTTTCTAATCCTGATTGGCTCTTTGCAAAACTAAAAGAAACAGTATTTTCTAGAGAAGAATGATGTATATCTAGACAACGAGCCTGAGGACTTCCTATTCCAATTATTTTTAAGAATGGAAAAGAGTTCGGGGGACTCAATCAATTAAAAAAGAATGTTTCCATTCTTCTTAAAGAGGGAGTCGATGCTTGATATACCAAACCAATTTCTCACTTCATTGGAGAACAAGATAATTTGGAGGAGTTTACAAAATCTTATGATGTTCTGGATGTCTGGTTTGACTCCGGCTCTGTTTTTTCAAGAGATGAAGAATTAATAAATCACTCTGAGAGTTCGATAGTTTATTTAGAGGGAATAGATCAACTTAGAGGTTGATTTAATTCTTCCTCCATTCTTTCCATTGCCAGTAATAATTGTTTGCCCTTTTCTTCTATAGTTTCCCATGGATTTGTTTTGGATGCCTCCAAAGAAAAGATGTCCAAATCCAAGGGCAATGTAATAGATCCAGTTGAGTTAATCAAGAAAGTTGGAGCAGATATTTTCAGACTTTGAATAGCAAGTGTTAATTATTCCAAAGATATTAGTTTTGGAGAAGAGAAGATTTCAATTTCTCAACAAGACTATAGGAGAATAAGAAATATTATTTTTAGGTTTTCTCTTGGAATTATTGGAACTAATCATTGAGGAGAAATTGAGTTATCAGATTGAAATTTTCAATTCCCCGAACACCAATATATGTATTTGTATTTTTGAAAACTTCTAATTAGTGCTGAAGTGGAACTAAATTCATTTAATTTCTACAAAGTCATTAGTAAATTCAAAGAATTTTTAGAACTTTATTCCAGTTGGTATTTAGAGCTGGTTAAATCAGCTTTATATTCCAGAGATTTAAAGGATATATATAGAAATGAATCAGTAAAGGTGATTTCAACAATCTTTAAATATTCTTTAATTCTTTTTTCTATATTTATCCCTCAAACTGCGGAGGAAGTTTACCGATTTTTGGATATTCCAAATAAACAATTGTCCATTTTTCTAGAAGATTGAAATCTTCCTAAAAAAAAGAATTTAATGGGAGAAGCGGAATTTGAAAAATGAAATTATTTCTTTCAATTAAGAAGTGAAATTCTTAGTCAATGAGAAAAGCAGATGGACAATAAATCTTCTGGAGAGAAGCTTCAACTCTTGAAAGAACAAAAAGTATTTTTGCCTAAGAAAAAAATTAAGTACTTTGAAAATGAAGATTTAACAAGATTATTGATGGTCGCAGAAATAGAAGAAAGTCAGGATGAGGAAATTAGTTTTGAACTAACTAAAAAGCCGAGATGTCAAAGATGTCTTTGCTCTTGTGAATCATTAATTAAAGAACAATTTGAAGAGGAAGAACACAATTTATGCCATTTTTGCTGTTTATCCCTTCAAGAATACAGGGAAAACAACGAAAGAAAAAGTTAA
- a CDS encoding HAD-IIB family hydrolase, protein MKPEIKVIFSDLDGTLLSPKKYSWKKVKTYTLSTVSAFLENTNNQFILATGRNLIRAKSIANWLEDRLGGYKIPYLICLNGGLLFDNRDEKIIHLQTFQTTQLLKLLSFLKRHYSFVFLIVDSENQVFVENNWISRMVAKKFIKKYNATIRINTTENYQNGWENIQKIILFTFHKNSAKLRILIESKFSEFYVSIHGPWLLEIIDRKVNKFFAIQKINEIEGWKLSECCGIGNEHNDLLMIEQCGFGVAVDFSPEFTTFGYNSNLINLHTTNKHGIAVANAINYFS, encoded by the coding sequence ATGAAACCAGAAATAAAAGTAATTTTTTCAGACCTTGATGGAACTCTTTTATCTCCTAAAAAATACTCTTGAAAAAAAGTAAAGACTTACACTCTTTCAACTGTAAGCGCTTTTCTAGAAAATACTAACAATCAATTTATTTTGGCCACTGGAAGAAATTTAATTAGAGCGAAATCCATTGCTAATTGACTTGAAGACAGATTGGGGGGTTATAAAATCCCTTATCTTATTTGTTTAAATGGTGGTTTACTTTTTGACAATAGAGATGAAAAAATTATTCACCTCCAAACTTTTCAAACCACTCAATTACTTAAATTATTAAGTTTTTTGAAAAGACATTATTCTTTTGTTTTTTTAATAGTAGATTCGGAAAATCAAGTATTTGTAGAAAATAATTGGATTTCAAGAATGGTTGCAAAAAAATTTATCAAAAAATACAACGCAACTATAAGAATAAATACTACCGAAAACTACCAAAATGGATGGGAAAATATACAAAAAATAATTCTATTTACTTTTCATAAAAACTCAGCAAAGCTGAGAATCCTAATTGAATCCAAGTTTTCTGAATTTTATGTATCTATACATGGCCCTTGATTGCTGGAAATAATAGATAGAAAAGTTAATAAATTTTTTGCTATTCAAAAAATTAATGAAATTGAAGGTTGGAAATTAAGTGAATGTTGTGGAATTGGCAATGAACACAATGATCTATTAATGATTGAACAATGTGGTTTTGGAGTTGCAGTGGACTTTTCTCCTGAATTTACAACTTTTGGTTACAACTCCAATCTAATTAACCTACACACTACCAATAAACATGGTATTGCTGTTGCCAATGCTATTAATTATTTTTCTTAG
- the gmk gene encoding guanylate kinase — translation MANKSKIFIVCGPSGVGKKTLLSQLIKIEKFNLTVNISHTTRRPREGEEHGKDYYFISKEEFEDLIKKDGFLEHAHFFGQYYGTLWKNFKDLIDAGKNIILEIETDGFNQLRRKLSDFVSIFIYPPSLENLRTRLESRETEKQQEIRERLEKGEEEIKELPLFQYKVLNDSIERSLSELIGIFDRELGFSQK, via the coding sequence TTGGCTAATAAAAGCAAAATATTCATTGTTTGCGGACCTAGTGGAGTTGGCAAAAAAACATTATTGTCACAACTCATTAAGATTGAAAAATTTAACTTAACTGTAAATATTTCACATACTACTAGAAGGCCTAGAGAGGGGGAGGAGCACGGAAAAGATTATTACTTTATTTCAAAAGAAGAATTTGAGGACTTAATAAAAAAAGATGGTTTTTTGGAACATGCTCATTTTTTTGGGCAATATTACGGAACTCTTTGGAAGAATTTCAAAGATTTGATCGATGCTGGAAAGAATATTATTCTAGAAATTGAAACAGATGGTTTCAATCAATTAAGAAGAAAATTAAGCGATTTTGTTTCTATTTTCATTTATCCCCCCTCCTTGGAGAACTTGAGAACTAGATTAGAGTCGAGAGAAACTGAGAAGCAACAAGAAATCAGAGAAAGATTGGAAAAAGGAGAAGAGGAAATAAAGGAGTTACCTTTATTTCAATATAAAGTTCTGAATGACTCTATTGAAAGAAGCTTGTCTGAATTAATTGGAATCTTCGATAGAGAATTAGGATTTTCACAGAAATAA